One Bos taurus isolate L1 Dominette 01449 registration number 42190680 breed Hereford chromosome 4, ARS-UCD2.0, whole genome shotgun sequence genomic window, TCATACGTGTGTTAATTAACTAGATGGATGCACATATCAAATCACCATGATGTACACTCTAAATGCCTTACAGAAATTTCCCAGGTCATTTATACCTCTAAAGCTGAAATGCTGAAGTCTGTGAATGTGCACTGATCTGCTCCCATgctaactattaaaaataaagtgaaaaggtCTACCTTAcctagaaaaaaagcaaaattctctctctcacacacaaatatataaggTGTATATAAAGTATATTAACCTTCCAACCAAACTTCTAGTTCTAAAAATATCTATCTTTGAAAAGATTATTAATCTCCCTAAAAGCAATGTAGACAATTTACGAGCCCTCAGTGTAGTGTTTGTTCATAGTATACAGGTAAAGTATTGGTCAATGTAGTTTCATAACCTccggtacacacacacacgcacacacacacacggtcatCTCTTTAAAGCATCATTTAAACGTGCAGAGGGATCGCAGTGAAGCTGTGGCAGAACAGGATAAAACAAAGCCTCATCTTTTCAGAACAGAGGCTGACCCTCATGCTGTCATAGGAAACTTACTGTACTTGTATTTCAGAATACATTAAAAGCATCTGGAGTTTCTCTATGATTGAGAGCCTCACCTTTTACACAGATTTCTAAAACCATCCCGATATGTTAAAACATACTATTTCTTTGTTGGCTGCATCATGAATTAGGATTATTCTCATTACTGTGTCACTTCAGCTTTTTCCTGACAATAATTTTTAAGTTTGGAAAACCCCTGACCTTGTTATGCGGTTTACTTACTTCAATgatgcggggggtggggggcagttagGAGGGGCGGGGACTCTTGCCTCTTTTTAGAATTAATGGATTCCTAGTTTTTATCCATAAATTGTTTAGAGTACCCGTAAGTATGTCTCACAGAGAAACAGCCCGAAGACGCTCACCCCTTCACTAGGAAGCGGCCATGTGGCGGGGAAGCCTCTGGAGTGGCTCCCTCGCCTTGGCAATAGGTCTGGAGCGCTGATACTTACGTTTACAATGTAAACACTTcatcagtcttttaaaaatcGACACTGTTAAGAATGACTTGATCGTGTTTTATTCTACACTAGTAATACTGCACATATCTTAAGTTTACGCTTTATACTGTATTTTCTTTAGGATAAtatcaatttttatttccaattatAATCATACGGAAGGAATGAAAAGAGATAGTTACTATAATTGAAATTAAGCCAAACTGCTGCACTTGGAAACAGTGTTTCCTCAGAATCTTATTATTTGAAGCAACTCCTGCCATAAAGAGTTGGCAAAACTTTCTACAGACTTCCATAATATCTGAGCGGGTATTCACATAGCAAAGACGATTATGACAAGCCCAAACCCTTTGAgggaaaacagagaaacaaacatTCCCAATCTCGTTCATCACGTTTTTGTTTACATCCTAACAGACACATTCATCTCTGAATTGCTTGAAAACCTTCAAAAGCAATTTCTTTGGGAAACTGTGATGATGTGAAGTTCACTTCAATTATGTGATGTTCACCATTTACAACAGTACATATCCAAAATCAGTGGGAAAAGCTCTGCAATTCCTGGCTATATCCTGAGTATATCATTTCACCATGCTCTGCAAACTCCCAACCAAACTGGATTTTAAACAGAGAGCAACCCCATCAGCTACTCAGTAAGAAAACTTGGCCATGTTAATGGAAATCTACTACTTTCTTCTTCAATAACTTCGAATGACAAATATTTATCTTCAGATCGCAGTAACTATTATTTTAAGGACTTTGGCACTAAATTTGATCCTATGGATGCaggtatattatattttattataaacaatTGCTGCTAAACATCTGAAGCTTCCATAATTGCATAAAAGTATTTCCCCAGCTTTCAATCGTCTCCATATATGACGCTCACTTTTTCAAAGATATCTGAAAACAATGTGCAACCTGTCCTACAACCTTATAAACCTATTTTAAAGTATCAAAATGACACAGGCTAAAGGCTTGTGTTTAAGCAGGGGGGTCAGGGTGATCCTGTGTTTCAACTCTGTATATAGGAAATAATGTTTGGGTACTGTTTTCTAGCTTCTGgtcgtgtgtatgtatgtgtacacacatacgaatcaaatattattttccacaccagaaaaaaaaaatgttttaagaaatagATATTTGGGGAaaggaacttgaaaaaaaaatttcagcacCAAATAAGCCAACAGGAAAACATTACAAATTTCTTATTAAAGAGACCCCACTCTCTGTTGGGGCAGGTGAGCAGGCAAGTCCTTAAGAAATCCTTCCCTGGTCCAGGGTGGAGAACCCAGCTCTACAAGTTTAAAAGGAGAAGTGCTCCAGATCCCGGCAGGGCTGACCAAGCCTCTGCTCCTTCCCGGCTGGAAGTCAAGCATGTTTGAATTCACTTAAAAACGTCGAGGCGCAGAAGTGCAAGCAACAAGGCCTCGCAGCCCTGCAGTTTGCTTGTCTGCTTCCACTCACACGGAGTCCTCTCTGATTCAGCAGAGGCTGGCCGGTGGCAGGGAGACAGAGGCTcggtttgaaaaaaataaaaaaaagctgCTGAGCGGGAGAGGGGTGGGCCTGGGAGAGGGCACATGCCACATCAGACACAGTACCTGACTTTTCACCGCACAGCGTGTCAGCGAGCTGGTGTGCCTCCTGGGTGATAAGTGAAAGTATTTCATCTTCGAACTCTTCTATTATAGTCTCACACTGCAGGAACAGAACAACAACAGACGTGGGTAGATGTGCGCTCACAGGACACCTTGCTAGGAAGGGCTTGTCATCGTTTTATTAGCTAAAAACATCATGTTACCAAGGTGGGCCATTTTTATTAGCCCTTTGGTTTAAGACATCATTGATTCGGATTAACCCTCTCCCTAGAATGCTAATTGCAGCTGGCTGATTAGTCATGTTGAAAGACGAGGGTAAGGCAGGAAAATGGTTCTTCTTATTTGTTCCTCTTCCTCAAACTGGAATGGAATTCAAGGAACAGGATTGCGGGCGCTCCTACTTATGGAGCTGAAAAGTGTTCACTTTTTtggtgggtttttgttgttgttattttgtttttttttggaaacTTTAAAGAACATGGCTCCTTTAAATGGTTAAACCAGTTTCCTTTATATTTAACATAACAATCCATTTTGCGGTTCTAAAGCAGGATCTGAAATGTGAAAACAATTAAGCTTTCTCAGCAATGAAAACACAAACGCATCTTCCTTTGCACTCCGGATAACGGCTTGTCAGTCACTCGGGAAACTTTCTTTTCTAACAGTTAGAGATCCATCTATAAATTCACTTCGctccccccaccctctgcccccaAATCTGACATTTCTGAAAAGAGGGTGCTCAAATGTACCCATGCTTCTGAAACCCTTAAATTCTGACTGGAGTATGTGTCTGCCTTGGGGAAACACAAGCTTACACTCTTAGGAACCGTAATGCTAAACGGTGTTCACTGGAGACTTGGAACTCATTTTCCAAGTTCATTAAGTGAgactcaaaaaaattttaaatggcatttaaaaatatttaccttcCACTATCACGTGCTTATGGAAGGCCTGTGAAATATAAGCACACTTCCTCTCTGCAGTCCCCCTGCTACAGTATCTTCAGCCCTGAATTATTGCCTTGGCTTTTTAATTAAAACGAAATCTTCCAAAGTCAGCTGCAGCCCTTCTATCAGGGGGTCGGCATGTCTGACATTTTGGCCACCGCGTGAATCACAGACATTTCTTAAACAGGCTTTCCCATCACTGGGTCTGACTCAACAGCATAAGTCAAGTGAAATCTCTTGCCATATATTTGGTAGGCACATTCCGAGTCAGAGGCCACcgttaaagtaaaataaacatcATGAAGGGAGGAAATGTGCCACAAAGCCCACGATCATACCTAAGCCTTTGTTTAACCAAGTCTGTGCTAAAGTAGTTGAATTAACTCCGGAGGAGAAAGAATTCTCCCTCTTCTGTGAAGCCCGAGGAGAAAAAAGTGGTGTGCGTCACTCTCCCTCCATCGAGTGGCTATCCGTATTTGAAAACAGCACTCATTTCATTTAGGTTTTAATCTCAGAACCACAGCCCCTGATGCCTGACACGGGAGCCTGTATGAGAGCTGCCCGCCCATGGGACCGACTGAGTCGCCTTCCCCACCGTCCCCGGGAGCAAAGCGACCTGCAAACGGTGCCTGCAAGTCACCAGGACTTGTAACATACTTTCTGGAAAATATCACTTAAGGGTCTCCACGAGATGAAAATACCACGGCCATGCAGTGTGCGAAAGGCAAGTCACTGAGCGCCTGGTTAACACCGAGAAAGCAGCAGAACAGCAACGCTAACAGACAACATTTTAATGGGCCTGTCTGGAAACTCAACAAAATCCCAAACAGCAAGAAATTCCTTTAAAGTACCAAAAACACGTTCACGGAGCATAGAATTCCTCTGCGGAAAAAGAGCTTACCGCGAATTTCAACGGTCTGTAAGCAtctgaataaaaatagaattttttaaattctttgtatattttgtctCCTTTCCTCGGAGCAAATCTCTTGAAAGTCTTCTCCTTCGTCACGGGGTCTTCTTCGAGTCTGTAGTCATTCATCCGCTCGCACACTTTGTCCAGGAGGTCTGTGAGGAATGCCTCCGACTGGGCTAAGGGAATctatgaagaaaaaaacaaaaacaaaaaaggcaggAAACTTGACTTAGTGTTACCTAAGAGCCATTGCCCTGAATGCACGTggcagcaccccacccccacccctcacgcGTGCAAAAGTCTTCCTGTCCGATAACTGCCAGTTATATTATTTACAGCATTTAAGAGGTTAGCTTAAATTCCTGTTTTTAACAGGTGCCTATGTTTGGAAGTGATCAGAAGAAAAACTTCTCTTCAAACTAGCAACTATCCTTCCACAGGAGATAATTTCTGAAAATCACGGAACATGCAGAAGAAGGCTCTGAGCCACAGAGAAGGGCTGTTATTATCTATTTACTTGCGAGAAACCGACAGACAGGAGCCGGAGCGCGGGCGGTCTCTACGCCGCGCACCCCTCGAGCTGGGCCCAGGCCCGGGCTCGCGCTCCGCAGCCGCCTGGCCCCTCGGCGGCCGCCGGGGTCCTGGGCAGGGCCGGGGGCCGCGTGGCGGGGAGAAGCCGGGCGGACGGCGTGTCGCCGCTCGCGGGGCGCGGCCGCGGGCGCGTCGTCTTTGGAGCAGCCGGTGTGGGGTTCCGCGCGCCCCTCTCCCTCGGCGAGGATTCAGGGGACCCTGTGACCACCACGTCCGCCCCGCGCGGGGGTCAAAGAGCACCCGCGCCCTTGGTAACAgggacaaaaaaaggaaaaaaccctaCTCGGGGGCCGTCTAGACAGGTCAAGGTGCAGGAGGCCGCGTCCCCGCGGCTCCTTCCGGAAGGGGGCGGGGACCTGCCAAGGGCGCCGCGGGCGCGCCGCGGCCCCGGCCTCCGCGGGCCTTTCTGCCTCTCCACCCTCTGCTGATCAAAGCAGGAAGTTTGCCTGACAACCGGGGTGAAAGGGGCCGGATCACAAATGAACTCGATTTCGGCGCTGTGCATATACCGCGCCTCCATTGTCCCCCTTTCAGACGCAGTGTGAACCCTTCCGGTGCCGGCGACCGCGCGGCGCTCACGGGCGCGCTCCGGGCGCACAAAGGCCCCgcgccccgcccgccgcccgcgccccgcgcccctGAGCGCAAACCTGCTTGCAGCCCCGACCGCGCCGGCGGCCCTGCGCTCACCCCCGGTCCCAGCAAGGAGCCAACTCTGTGCGCAGGGACAGGGCACCGCGGGAACGTTCCACCGCCCCCAGCACGGGCGTGGGGGTGAAATTTCCCACCTTCTCCCCGCGAACCTGGAGACCGACTCCGAGCTGCTTTCAAGGCCCCTGCGGTCAACTTGGCAATTAAGTCGTTTGTTAAACTGGAGTCTACTGCAACATCCTTTATTCGCTAAAATATcggttttttttaaaggagtgattttttttcatgtctACGATCAGAAGACCCTTTAAAAAGTAGCTGAAAGTGCACaataaaaacacaataaatacaatggaatcaCACTTCTAATTGTGCCATGTAAGCCTCATAAGTTGTAAACACAACCAAAAACATAGGTTAACCAACCAAATCTATTTTATGGACTTACGGAGACGAAAGATTATACGTGTTGGGACTTAAAAGCTAGAAAAGAGAAGTCAGTTCTTAAATTACAATTAGTCAAGCAGATCGTGAACAGAATGAGTATGGTCTTCACTCTGCCAGGCGAGTGATGCTGTGTCTCTCCTGGTCTGGTCCATATGAAGAGGCTCCTAGCACTTCCTGGATGTCAACAAAGCGGCGCTTTAACCTCCAAGTGAAGAGCTGGCGCTTTCATTTAGAAACCTGTCATCGGGAATGccttctctctgcccctccctAGCCCTCTCCCCAGTCCCCAGTCTCAGCGTTGGGGAGACGCTGTCACTGAGAGAGAGGTTCTGCGTGCTGGAGGGTGCTGCTGGAACCCCGGACGAATACGCCACACTAGTTCCCGTGGCGCCGAGACCACTTTCGAAATCCTTTTGTACAACAGACCTGATGTTCTGAGCGGCGTACGAAAACCCTGGGTATATAAGATCTGAACAAATCAGAACGTTAATAACGTGAGACCTTCCACAACTTACTTTTGAGAGCCATTTTATTTCCCGGTTGgcgctttttaaaacaaaacaaaacaaaaaaccatcgCCACGTGATAACTTTCTACGAAACAggattgtttttcttgttttgaaaGTGGGATTTTGTATGTCTGAATAGAGTAGTATTGCACCAATTTTAACACAAATATGTGATATGCAGGGATCAACACGTGAGTTTTGTGGATTTCATACGCCTTTGAAGGCTAACTGGCTTTTTGATGTAATTAGCTGGCTCTTTCTAGTAAACGTTCTTTAATAGAAAGAGCAGGACATGTTGCTGGCAGAGAGCTCAGAAAATGCCGTTTTACAGTCTTCACTgagagcaagaaagaaaaacacacacagcagGAGACTAGTAGAGTTCGTTCcacaggaatattttttaaaaaattgacctaAAATCCCAATCAAAGCATCTGATTTTGCGagaagattttaaagaaaaagatgcttATGCATGGCAGCTCTTTATACGTTTATTAAAATGCACACAATTAGGGTTTAACATGATTCCACTTTTAAAATGCACACAATTAGGGTTTTAAATGATTCCACTTAGCTGAACTACTTTCACTAAATTTAAAGACTGTTCGGGGAATAATTGAGGCTTTTTCTCCCCTCAAAGTGTTTTGATTTTAAGAGTGCAATAAGTATTGAGACAAGTGGAATAAAACCGAGGCTTTCTTTCTATACTATGAAGATTTTGAATAGTACTTGTCAATAAAGCAACTCCTATTGTAGTCTTAGGGGAGCGTTGCCTCCGTCCTGGAAGGAGGGTCTCAGAGATACTAACCTCattaaaatatgaatgaaaaagGCCGCCATCATTGTATCGGGAGAAAACTGATTCACCAGCCATTACTTTTACACATGGACTCGTTTGGTGTAAGTTACGAATACAAAAACAATCCGTtatgatttccttgctgtctcaGTGCACTCTCAGAGTAAAATCctaacttttctctttctgaaaccaagctgtgactctttttttttttttttttttacctttaggCCTCTTCTGACCATGCGCTTGTTCTGTGAGCAATGACATGGGGATGGGAGGAGGTACTCATATTCCAACTTGAAAACAGAAAAGGGTAGCTGAAAGTTTGGGCTTCAGTTTCTCTAGAAAGCTGGAGTTCGGGAATTACTCCAGCCCGTTATGACAGCACTTTAATAACAGTCAATTCCAGGGTGCTCTCCGTGTTGGTCCATTGCTATGTCCCTGCTAATCTTGTAGCAAATGTCTTGCTTGATAGCTATCACAATCAGGCAGCGATACGACTACGTTACAGTCCACAGTCGGACGTGAACACTGTCCTTGTGGCATGCTGTCTCCTTCATAACAGCCTGACAATCTCAGATAAATCTTACTTATCTGGATGCTTATTTCGGAATGTCCCTGAGATAGGAAACCAGCACTTAACCTGCTTAGTTTCACATTGTTGCAAAGGTTTCTTTCTGGAGGTGTCGTTAATGTAAAAAATTTAATTGCATTATAGCAAATATTACATCTACTTTAATCACTAACTTTTCATCcataaaaatactgaaatcaCTTCTGATATTAGTTAAAAGTCAATATTTAGAAGTGAAAATTCAAACCCCCTTTGCTTTAGGCTACAACAGGGAGACCATGAATTCAGAAACTCTTGTAAGTTGATGAGATATATAATTAGCTTTTATGTTAATTGACTGCTATGAGTTTGTTGTGTGACACTTCTTCATATAATATGCAAATAGCATTGACGGTTTAGTTTTATTGGACAATATAATTAGAAATCTAAAGAAGCTCATTTCGATGAAGAATAACAAAGGTTGATAAATTTTCCAGTGTTCTgtatatcagaaaaaaatgaatcccATCTGGACTTAATCAATAAGAGAGATTTTAAGCAGCCTTTGTTCAGAGAGCCAAAGCCAGCCAACATATAACAGAATTAATATTAGCTTTTTCAGCTACATAAATTTGATGTTAAAACAGGTAAATTTGTGCAATCAATAAAACCTTGGGGGCAAAAATACAAAGACTGCAGCACAATTTACCACAAATGACACAATAAATTTATGAAAACAACATCAAAATTTTGCCTCCTTTAATCTGAATACTGAGAAAAAgtcattatttgaaataaatattttgcaaGTGTTTCCTATTTTTATTCCTGGACGTATTATGTCAACATAAAGTATATCCTCAGATTGTGAgaagaatagaaataataaaataataatgtgatTTTGGGGCAAATTTTTCCTAGAAttcaaaactattaaaatttcaatcacattttaaaaaaattctggagCCTGTTTTCAGCTAAACGATGTAGAAAACTTGAAAGTATAGAAAAATTGCATAATGGATCACTGTTAACGAACTCCAAATGGGGGTCATTGAACCTAATTTGACTtcctaaagttaaaaaatacatactttcttttcataattaaatagaaaattgGCACTGCCATTTGATTTCTCATCTTAAAAAGTATTCTATTAGTCTTGTAAGAAAGTTtgcttttcaaacatttttaggTGAACTGAAATACAACTATCCATGTGAAAAATGTTACAATTTCTCAATCGTTGTTAAAAATCACTCTAAGAGAGGATTTAGGGCGACCTTTTCACGCTGCTTCTGAGCTTTGACCTCTGCCGGCTTACCCCGGAAGGATTTTGCAgattagaaaaaaaggaagagaagacagtGGCAGTGCTTAAAAGGGCAAAGGCAGTAAGAACCGCAGCGGATGGAGGTGATGGGAATGTGTTCACTCAGC contains:
- the CNPY1 gene encoding protein canopy homolog 1, which translates into the protein MNDYRLEEDPVTKEKTFKRFAPRKGDKIYKEFKKFYFYSDAYRPLKFACETIIEEFEDEILSLITQEAHQLADTLCGEKSGLCETPTNHTEL